A window of Rattus norvegicus strain BN/NHsdMcwi chromosome 14, GRCr8, whole genome shotgun sequence contains these coding sequences:
- the Patz1 gene encoding POZ-, AT hook-, and zinc finger-containing protein 1 isoform X2, protein MERVNDASCGPSGCYTYQVSRHSTEMLHNLNQQRKNGGRFCDVLLRVGDESFPAHRAVLAACSEYFESVFSAQLGDGGAADGGPADVGGAAAAPGGGAGGSRELEMHTISSKVFGDILDFAYTSRIVVRLESFPELMTAAKFLLMRSVIEICQEVIKQSNVQILVPPARADIMLFRPPGTSDLGFPLDMTNGAAMAANSNGIAGSMQPEEEAARATGAAIAGQASLPVLPGVDRLPMVAGPLSPQLLTSPFPNVASSAPPLTGKRGRGRPRKANLLDSMFGSPGGLREAGILPCGLCGKVFTDANRLRQHEAQHGVTSLQLGYIDLPPPRLGENGLPISEDPDGPRKRSRTRKQVACEICGKIFRDVYHLNRHKLSHSGEKPYSCPVCGLRFKRKDRMSYHVRSHDGSVGKPYICQSCGKGFSRPDHLNGHIKQVHTSERPHKCQVWVGSSSGLPPLEPLPSDLPSWDFAQPALWRPAMPPLPLETACAPTWPAMKTRCPARCAESTCGQRTWLTT, encoded by the exons ATGGAGCGGGTCAACGACGCTTCTTGCGGTCCGTCGGGCTGCTACACCTACCAGGTGAGCAGACACAGTACGGAGATGCTGCACAACCTGAACCAACAACGCAAAAACGGCGGGCGCTTTTGCGACGTGCTCCTACGGGTAGGCGATGAGAGCTTCCCAGCGCACCGCGCTGTACTGGCTGCCTGCAGCGAGTACTTTGAGTCTGTGTTCAGCGCCCAGTTAGGCGACGGCGGAGCTGCAGACGGTGGTCCTGCTGATGTGGGAGGCGCGGCGGCGGCTCCAGGCGGCGGGGCTGGAGGCAGCCGCGAACTGGAGATGCACACCATCAGTTCCAAAGTGTTCGGAGACATCCTGGACTTCGCTTACACGTCCCGAATCGTTGTGCGCCTAGAGAGCTTCCCCGAGCTCATGACGGCCGCCAAGTTCCTGCTGATGAGGTCGGTCATCGAGATCTGCCAGGAAGTAATCAAACAGTCCAACGTGCAGATCCTGGTGCCCCCTGCCCGGGCTGATATCATGCTCTTTCGCCCTCCTGGGACTTCTGACTTGGGCTTCCCTTTGGACATGACCAACGGGGCAGCCATGGCAGCCAACAGTAATGGTATTGCTGGCAGTATGCAGCCCGAGGAAGAGGCTGCCAGGGCCACAGGTGCTGCTATTGCGGGCCAAGCTTCCCTGCCTGTGTTACCTGGGGTGGACAGATTGCCCATGGTGGCTGGACCTCTATCCCCCCAACTACTGACTTCTCCATTCCCCAATGTGGCATCCAGTGCACCTCCTCTGACTGGCAAGCGAGGCCGGGGACGCCCCAGGAAGGCCAACCTGCTGGACTCCATGTTTGGGTCTCCAGGGGGCTTGAGGGAAGCAGGCATCCTTCCATGTGGCCTGTGCGGTAAGGTGTTCACTGACGCCAACCGGCTCCGGCAACATGAGGCCCAGCACGGCGTCACAAGCCTCCAGTTGGGCTATATCGATCTTCCTCCTCCAAGGCTGGGTGAGAATGGGTTACCCATCTCCGAGGACCCCGACGGCCCCAGAAAAAGGAGCCGGACCAGGAAGCAGGTGGCTTGTGAGATCTGTGGCAAGATCTTTCGTGACGTATACCATCTCAACCGGCATAAGCTGTCCCACTCTGGGGAGAAGCCGTACTCGTGCCCGGTGTGTGGTCTGCGGTTCAAGAGAAAAGACCGCATGTCGTACCATGTGAGGTCCCATGATGGGTCAGTGGGCAAACCGTACATCTGCCAGAGCTGTGGGAAAGGCTTCTCCAG GCCAGATCACTTGAATGGACATATCAAGCAGGTGCACACGTCTGAGCGCCCTCACAAATGTCAG GTGTGGGTTGGGAGCAGCAGCGGCCTGCCGCCCCTGGAACCTCTTCCTAGCGACCTGCCATCATGGGACTTTGCCCAGCCTGCTTTGTGGAG
- the Patz1 gene encoding POZ-, AT hook-, and zinc finger-containing protein 1 isoform 3 (isoform 3 is encoded by transcript variant 3), whose protein sequence is MERVNDASCGPSGCYTYQVSRHSTEMLHNLNQQRKNGGRFCDVLLRVGDESFPAHRAVLAACSEYFESVFSAQLGDGGAADGGPADVGGAAAAPGGGAGGSRELEMHTISSKVFGDILDFAYTSRIVVRLESFPELMTAAKFLLMRSVIEICQEVIKQSNVQILVPPARADIMLFRPPGTSDLGFPLDMTNGAAMAANSNGIAGSMQPEEEAARATGAAIAGQASLPVLPGVDRLPMVAGPLSPQLLTSPFPNVASSAPPLTGKRGRGRPRKANLLDSMFGSPGGLREAGILPCGLCGKVFTDANRLRQHEAQHGVTSLQLGYIDLPPPRLGENGLPISEDPDGPRKRSRTRKQVACEICGKIFRDVYHLNRHKLSHSGEKPYSCPVCGLRFKRKDRMSYHVRSHDGSVGKPYICQSCGKGFSRPDHLNGHIKQVHTSERPHKCQVWVGSSSGLPPLEPLPSDLPSWDFAQPALWRSSHSVPDTAFSLSLKKSFPALENLSPAHSSNTLFCSAPPGYLRQGWTTPEGSRAFTQWPVG, encoded by the exons ATGGAGCGGGTCAACGACGCTTCTTGCGGTCCGTCGGGCTGCTACACCTACCAGGTGAGCAGACACAGTACGGAGATGCTGCACAACCTGAACCAACAACGCAAAAACGGCGGGCGCTTTTGCGACGTGCTCCTACGGGTAGGCGATGAGAGCTTCCCAGCGCACCGCGCTGTACTGGCTGCCTGCAGCGAGTACTTTGAGTCTGTGTTCAGCGCCCAGTTAGGCGACGGCGGAGCTGCAGACGGTGGTCCTGCTGATGTGGGAGGCGCGGCGGCGGCTCCAGGCGGCGGGGCTGGAGGCAGCCGCGAACTGGAGATGCACACCATCAGTTCCAAAGTGTTCGGAGACATCCTGGACTTCGCTTACACGTCCCGAATCGTTGTGCGCCTAGAGAGCTTCCCCGAGCTCATGACGGCCGCCAAGTTCCTGCTGATGAGGTCGGTCATCGAGATCTGCCAGGAAGTAATCAAACAGTCCAACGTGCAGATCCTGGTGCCCCCTGCCCGGGCTGATATCATGCTCTTTCGCCCTCCTGGGACTTCTGACTTGGGCTTCCCTTTGGACATGACCAACGGGGCAGCCATGGCAGCCAACAGTAATGGTATTGCTGGCAGTATGCAGCCCGAGGAAGAGGCTGCCAGGGCCACAGGTGCTGCTATTGCGGGCCAAGCTTCCCTGCCTGTGTTACCTGGGGTGGACAGATTGCCCATGGTGGCTGGACCTCTATCCCCCCAACTACTGACTTCTCCATTCCCCAATGTGGCATCCAGTGCACCTCCTCTGACTGGCAAGCGAGGCCGGGGACGCCCCAGGAAGGCCAACCTGCTGGACTCCATGTTTGGGTCTCCAGGGGGCTTGAGGGAAGCAGGCATCCTTCCATGTGGCCTGTGCGGTAAGGTGTTCACTGACGCCAACCGGCTCCGGCAACATGAGGCCCAGCACGGCGTCACAAGCCTCCAGTTGGGCTATATCGATCTTCCTCCTCCAAGGCTGGGTGAGAATGGGTTACCCATCTCCGAGGACCCCGACGGCCCCAGAAAAAGGAGCCGGACCAGGAAGCAGGTGGCTTGTGAGATCTGTGGCAAGATCTTTCGTGACGTATACCATCTCAACCGGCATAAGCTGTCCCACTCTGGGGAGAAGCCGTACTCGTGCCCGGTGTGTGGTCTGCGGTTCAAGAGAAAAGACCGCATGTCGTACCATGTGAGGTCCCATGATGGGTCAGTGGGCAAACCGTACATCTGCCAGAGCTGTGGGAAAGGCTTCTCCAG GCCAGATCACTTGAATGGACATATCAAGCAGGTGCACACGTCTGAGCGCCCTCACAAATGTCAG GTGTGGGTTGGGAGCAGCAGCGGCCTGCCGCCCCTGGAACCTCTTCCTAGCGACCTGCCATCATGGGACTTTGCCCAGCCTGCTTTGTGGAGGTCGTCCCATTCAGTTCCTGATACCgccttttccctctctctaaaAAAGTCCTTCCCAGCCCTTGAAAACCTGAGTCCAGCACACTCCAGCAATACGCTCTTCTGCTCAGCTCCACCAGGATACCTGAGACAGGGTTGGACAACCCCTGAGGGCAGCCGGGCTTTTACTCAGTGGCCTGTGGGCTAG